The nucleotide sequence ATTCCCAAAACAACCATGTGCATAAAAGGTTACAGTATATGGAATACCTGTATTTGCTGTGGATCCCAGTATTTCAGAGACTGATAGGCTCTCCCACCAGCTTGTATTGTAACAGGAATATGAAGATTTCCATTCAGATTCACAAACTGTGTTGAGAACGCAGCTGTCACAGATGGATGCATCATTTTATCCTGTAGGTTTTTACCCCCATCTGATAGGACTTGAGTCTTATCCTTGTCCTCTTCTATTTTAATCCCAGTCATACTCATTGGGATTTCATCAATTTGGACTAAATTACAACTATCATGGGGAATGGCAGAATGGAGTACAGTTTGACCTTCTGAGCAAGGTGCAGGGGTAGTATATATTGTCCATGATTCAGTATTGGATAATGGGCCAGTAGCTGAGGTGGTAGCTGGAACAACACCATACAACTGACTGCTGTCCACTGTAAGCAGTTCCTGACGAACAGGAATGTAACCTTGCTGTTGGGCCTGAGAAGACAGAGTAAGCACAGTGGTCACTGTATTTTGCACTGAAGGTTGGCTCATGGTATAACTTTCTTCAGTTGGTAAATCAACTTTCCTTTTCTTCACAGGCTGTGGAACACCTGAAGAGCTTGGCCTTCTTTCTTGTGCTATAGAGTTGACAGCTTGACTGCCAGATTGTGGTTCCTCAGAAGTCTGCGACTGCAGTTGGGCTTGCATCTGCTTTGCTTGCAAGGACTGGTGATTTGTTTGAATTTCCAACTGGTGGACCTGTTGTGCCTGTACATGGTGCGTCTGCATCTGCTGCTGTCCTAGTGGTGACCCCTGGGACGTATGTTGCTGAATTGGAGAACTAATAGGTCTAGCTAACTCAAGCAATGATCCAGCAACATCAGCACTGTCCATGTATATGTAGTGTCCTCTTTGTTGGTACATTGTAACAGGAGTTTGAACGAACTGCTGGACTTCTTCAGACCCTTTACCATTCATGGAATCCAAAAATTCCTTCATACGATGCTGTGGTATTGTCCGTGCTTTCATTCGTAAATATTCCTCATAGGGAATTGAATTCTCCAATGAATGATTCATCTTGGGCAactaaaaaagaaaagtgcattaGAGAAATATTAAGCAAGAACAATTTTTCATTTTAAAGTAGCTACATTGTAAAAATTAAGTTCCAAATCAAAATAATCTTATTAAGACATCTGCTTTAAAGGAGAACAATGGCAGATACAAATTAATACAAAAGGACAAAATGTGCGTAGTTAAGGAAAAACAGACAACACATGCACAAATTGGAATGAGATCGAGGAGTCTTAGACTCAACTCTGAATATGTCCAACTAATGTAGAGCAGCAAAGCCAATAGAATGCTGAGCTATACAGCCAAGGCACAAGTCGAAATAAGTCATAATCAAACTGCATCTCATTCTAGTCAGAGGCACAAGGGAGACATTAGAGTGCTGGCTATAGTGCAAGAAATAGCCACAAAACTGTTCCAGAAGAGATCCAGAGTTCGGGgttttgaaggagagtcacaaaGACTTAATGGTTGTAAGATCACAACATGACAAAAAAATGGAAAAAGTGCAGTTATTGATCCAGCGGCAAAGGAATAGGCATTCTATCGGAGATTTCCCATACAAGGCAGGACAAGGCTTGTAAATGATCCTGAAGTTGATTCACAGTGGGACAAAGGGGCACTGAAGCTCATAAGGCCAAAAGTATTGGATGTACCTGACTTTACAAGGGAGGGAACTTAGGCTGTAGTTTTCTAGATTATCTGATATTTGT is from Carcharodon carcharias isolate sCarCar2 chromosome 13, sCarCar2.pri, whole genome shotgun sequence and encodes:
- the LOC121286464 gene encoding glutamine-rich protein 1-like isoform X2, with the translated sequence MNHSLENSIPYEEYLRMKARTIPQHRMKEFLDSMNGKGSEEVQQFVQTPVTMYQQRGHYIYMDSADVAGSLLELARPISSPIQQHTSQGSPLGQQQMQTHHVQAQQVHQLEIQTNHQSLQAKQMQAQLQSQTSEEPQSGSQAVNSIAQERRPSSSGVPQPVKKRKVDLPTEESYTMSQPSVQNTVTTVLTLSSQAQQQGYIPVRQELLTVDSSQLYGVVPATTSATGPLSNTESWTIYTTPAPCSEGQTVLHSAIPHDSCNLVQIDEIPMSMTGIKIEEDKDKTQVLSDGGKNLQDKMMHPSVTAAFSTQFVNLNGNLHIPVTIQAGGRAYQSLKYWDPQQIQVQAMQTHSAEQQIEVQADLMLPESLKPEEGASVWQNWAQVKNAEIMKEAENKPPLPGRRQPMKFREDALCATLVELNYGLCLMTKEARYSDGSPYEADLLYYFFLCIQKYMFENGRIDNIFADLYYSKFTERLHEVLKEWHPKISPLGYVIPSRITEEMLWDCKQLGAHSPATLLYTLMYFNTKYFMLKTVEQHSKLAFSKVLKQMKKNPGNSKDKCSSIRYLRLYGQLQAGQKVTEDMYVEQLENSENPLRCPIKLYDFYLFKCPQSAKGRNDAFYLNAEPVVAPNSPIWYSTQPVSNEAMEQMLTRILMIREVQEAYVTTQIPPF